One Spirochaetota bacterium DNA window includes the following coding sequences:
- a CDS encoding LON peptidase substrate-binding domain-containing protein has product MESSDLNILYLFHKVLFPNCSIQIQSYNNKSSNIKVGDRILAFPVRNIIDIIFYKNRIATIAKVSEVKNIDENYTNIQLKGISRVRLKKVHKLKSGYYERIEKGRGNSKSLRILIEDIRKKSQELIFLININESDKLIYLLNFLTDISQLTDFISNYFVLKFPNRFDIYNELDSYKRALKLIPLLTDLINNLKDKEKSIEYEKKPSQ; this is encoded by the coding sequence ATGGAATCAAGTGATCTAAATATACTTTACCTTTTCCATAAAGTACTATTCCCCAATTGCAGCATCCAGATTCAATCATATAATAATAAATCAAGTAACATCAAAGTTGGGGATCGGATACTTGCATTTCCGGTAAGGAATATAATTGATATTATCTTTTATAAGAACAGAATCGCAACCATTGCCAAGGTCTCAGAGGTTAAGAACATTGATGAAAACTATACTAATATACAATTGAAGGGGATCTCTCGAGTACGACTAAAAAAAGTACATAAACTCAAATCCGGCTACTATGAAAGAATTGAAAAGGGAAGGGGGAATTCAAAAAGTTTAAGGATACTAATCGAGGATATTCGAAAGAAGAGTCAAGAGTTAATCTTCTTGATAAATATTAATGAATCAGATAAGCTTATTTATTTACTAAACTTTCTTACAGATATTTCTCAATTGACCGATTTTATCTCAAATTATTTTGTATTGAAATTTCCAAACAGATTTGATATATATAATGAACTTGACAGTTACAAGAGGGCGTTGAAATTGATCCCCCTTCTAACCGACTTGATAAACAATCTTAAGGATAAAGAAAAAAGTATTGAATATGAAAAAAAGCCTTCTCAATAA